A region of Acaryochloris sp. CCMEE 5410 DNA encodes the following proteins:
- a CDS encoding GAF domain-containing protein: MSSSSSPPPNSDQLDPASKMPDTLVRINGKKQEQNLRQRRRAFSIKAKLIGWGLALSMLPVLSVGTITYLTSETFKEQLNTTQPNNSNQLADIQSTLKQRTPLLLIGTGVIALLSGSLVIWLINRELRPLLRAARHSNQLVNRLYRLESNSEEEYEAQDQLLSLANNINLIDEQIPSILHSQEHEAARAELLMQFIGQLHVSLSEEDLLKTTVEEVRQILQTDRVTIFTLNPDGDGTFTAESVAPGYPKLQWSTLHDPCFSEGFQEQYRQGRVRAIHDIYHAGLNDCHIGLLERFAVKANIVAPILHSEKLYGLLIAHQCARPREWNPSEIDLFRQLALQVGYALDRSRVMSQLDSQVKHLHLLMKFTQLIRGSLQTEEILTNTVQESRKVLRADRVIVYSFDETWQGTVAAEAVQPGIPKMIWAKISDPCFADKFVEQYRRGRVQAISNVYEAGLTECHLQQLEKYGVRSNLVVPILVGETLFGLLIAHQCSGSRTWQASEVDLFTQIGIQMGHALKQANLLAQSEQDWIANTTQTHMGQQQLTTLQNQLLAYLQANQPSIQFLVEGVDQHTATAQSAYTHLQTTIEFAQQINTITWQFQSHSHQIVAQVESVQEYLNRHIKARSSITQLQDLEKPIQQLSQIRILVSQLSSQMQLQAMNIAAKVTQDSVPHPELSSAVQKIINVAQKLEDNLTGMKPLIESLQQDLQQNTAILDPLILEMANTSTAQFRPEQLSSNLNAEITQINADIAKLTQIVSNHLQTSSTVSQQVFELNQFLQLLAPQAQLMQASIQKMETEMATE; this comes from the coding sequence ATGTCGTCGTCTTCCTCACCACCTCCAAACTCAGACCAGTTAGACCCTGCCTCTAAGATGCCAGACACATTGGTACGCATCAATGGTAAGAAACAGGAGCAGAATTTACGGCAAAGAAGACGAGCATTTTCAATTAAAGCAAAACTTATTGGTTGGGGACTCGCTTTGAGTATGCTGCCTGTTTTATCAGTTGGCACAATTACTTACTTGACGAGTGAGACATTCAAAGAGCAATTGAATACGACTCAGCCCAATAACTCTAATCAATTAGCTGACATCCAATCGACATTGAAGCAACGTACACCATTATTACTGATCGGTACGGGTGTCATTGCCTTGCTATCGGGGAGTCTAGTTATTTGGTTAATCAATCGCGAGTTACGCCCACTCTTACGAGCAGCCCGGCATTCAAATCAACTTGTAAATCGGTTATATCGGCTAGAGTCCAATTCCGAGGAAGAATATGAGGCCCAAGACCAGCTATTGTCATTAGCAAATAACATCAACCTAATTGATGAACAGATACCTAGCATCCTTCATTCTCAAGAACATGAAGCAGCTCGGGCAGAGTTATTGATGCAATTTATCGGTCAACTCCATGTCTCTCTATCAGAAGAAGACTTATTAAAAACGACCGTCGAAGAAGTTCGCCAAATCTTACAAACGGATCGGGTCACTATCTTTACCCTCAATCCTGACGGTGATGGTACTTTCACAGCAGAATCTGTCGCTCCTGGCTATCCAAAATTGCAATGGTCGACCCTACATGATCCCTGCTTCAGTGAAGGTTTTCAGGAGCAGTATCGTCAGGGACGAGTGCGCGCGATCCATGATATTTATCACGCAGGGCTAAACGATTGCCATATTGGACTACTAGAGCGATTTGCCGTGAAAGCGAATATCGTCGCCCCAATTCTCCATAGTGAGAAACTGTATGGTTTATTAATCGCCCATCAGTGTGCAAGACCCAGAGAATGGAATCCATCTGAAATCGACCTATTTAGGCAATTAGCGTTGCAAGTGGGCTACGCCTTAGACCGATCGAGAGTCATGAGCCAGCTGGATAGCCAAGTCAAGCATTTGCACCTATTAATGAAGTTTACGCAATTGATCCGAGGGTCATTACAGACAGAAGAGATTCTTACAAACACTGTTCAAGAAAGTCGCAAAGTCCTTAGAGCAGATCGGGTTATTGTTTATAGCTTCGATGAAACATGGCAAGGTACCGTTGCAGCCGAAGCAGTCCAGCCAGGCATTCCCAAAATGATATGGGCCAAAATCTCAGATCCATGCTTTGCAGACAAATTTGTTGAGCAATATCGACGGGGACGAGTGCAGGCCATCAGTAATGTTTATGAGGCCGGACTGACTGAGTGTCATCTACAACAGTTAGAAAAATACGGAGTACGTTCCAACTTAGTTGTGCCAATTCTCGTGGGAGAGACTTTATTTGGCCTATTAATTGCCCATCAATGCTCTGGCTCCAGAACATGGCAAGCATCTGAAGTAGATCTTTTTACTCAAATTGGCATTCAAATGGGCCATGCATTAAAACAGGCTAACCTCCTCGCTCAATCCGAACAAGATTGGATAGCCAATACCACTCAAACCCACATGGGCCAGCAGCAACTCACAACTTTGCAGAATCAACTTTTAGCGTATCTTCAAGCGAATCAACCGAGTATTCAGTTCTTGGTTGAAGGGGTCGATCAACATACTGCAACAGCCCAATCAGCCTATACACACTTACAAACAACCATAGAGTTTGCTCAACAGATCAACACCATCACCTGGCAGTTCCAGTCCCATAGCCACCAGATTGTAGCCCAAGTGGAATCAGTCCAAGAATATCTCAATCGACATATTAAAGCTCGTTCATCTATAACTCAGCTTCAAGACCTTGAGAAACCGATACAGCAACTTTCTCAGATCCGCATATTGGTTAGCCAGCTTTCTTCCCAGATGCAATTACAGGCGATGAATATCGCAGCTAAGGTTACGCAGGACTCAGTTCCCCATCCAGAATTATCTAGCGCAGTCCAAAAAATCATCAATGTGGCTCAGAAATTGGAAGACAACCTGACCGGAATGAAGCCATTGATAGAGTCTTTGCAACAAGATCTCCAACAAAATACCGCTATTCTAGACCCGCTAATTTTAGAAATGGCGAACACCTCTACAGCACAATTTCGACCTGAGCAACTATCCTCGAACCTTAATGCTGAGATTACTCAAATCAACGCTGATATCGCGAAGCTGACTCAGATAGTCAGCAACCACCTACAGACATCTTCCACAGTAAGCCAGCAAGTATTTGAGTTAAACCAGTTTCTGCAGCTTCTGGCACCCCAAGCCCAATTAATGCAGGCATCTATTCAAAAGATGGAAACAGAGATGGCTACTGAATAA
- a CDS encoding allophycocyanin subunit alpha ApcA: protein MLSQLKRLSLDADGRYATEAELAFLKSYGQTVRQRISGYEKIRDAEDTLMDDAEAQLTEVDPQVFHHGTDDFTNTCRRDRKNTLRYVATAMLFNDLDRLRDGLLLWQSTIVRAVKDEHASTLTWQEMPETLRTHLSAEEVDLMMPALHLTQALLH from the coding sequence ATGTTGTCTCAACTTAAACGTCTCAGTCTTGATGCAGACGGTCGCTATGCAACGGAAGCCGAGCTGGCGTTCTTAAAATCCTATGGTCAAACCGTACGTCAGCGTATTAGTGGTTATGAAAAAATTCGTGATGCTGAAGACACCCTTATGGATGATGCAGAAGCCCAGTTAACAGAAGTTGATCCACAGGTCTTTCATCACGGAACGGATGATTTTACCAATACCTGTCGTAGAGATCGTAAAAATACCCTGCGTTATGTTGCAACAGCAATGCTCTTTAACGATCTAGATCGACTCCGTGATGGATTATTGCTTTGGCAAAGTACCATTGTTCGAGCCGTTAAAGATGAGCATGCTTCCACCTTAACTTGGCAAGAGATGCCTGAAACTCTACGGACGCATTTATCGGCAGAGGAAGTAGATCTGATGATGCCTGCATTACATCTGACCCAAGCTTTACTGCACTAA
- a CDS encoding 2Fe-2S iron-sulfur cluster-binding protein — MAKRITLEPIAQESSVKTNDNLLSMLLRHELNVQWKCGGRGRCSTCHVYIREGVESLSPKSRRELKTLALISNCEENSRLACQARVLGEGVIVELPAGMYLSEIDDLDSLIGKRVQQPILHPINGTVLVEGGRVITRTLVCQLKEALVQIDQLLAHA; from the coding sequence ATGGCAAAAAGAATTACCCTAGAGCCTATCGCCCAAGAAAGCTCAGTTAAAACCAATGATAATCTCCTTTCCATGCTGCTTAGGCATGAATTGAACGTGCAGTGGAAATGTGGGGGGCGAGGACGTTGTTCTACCTGCCATGTTTATATTCGAGAAGGCGTTGAAAGTTTATCTCCTAAAAGTCGCAGAGAGCTAAAAACCTTAGCACTGATATCAAACTGTGAGGAAAATTCTCGATTAGCTTGCCAAGCCCGTGTACTCGGCGAAGGAGTTATCGTTGAACTGCCTGCGGGTATGTACCTCAGTGAGATTGATGATCTTGATTCTTTAATTGGGAAAAGGGTCCAACAACCTATTCTTCATCCAATAAATGGAACTGTTCTGGTTGAAGGAGGAAGGGTGATCACCCGTACCCTTGTCTGCCAATTGAAGGAAGCCCTTGTGCAAATTGATCAACTTCTAGCTCACGCCTAA
- a CDS encoding Mu transposase domain-containing protein: MLTAKVSKRSTIDVRCILYTVPSRLIGRQLELHLYHDRIVGYLERHPVVELPRNASVAKANVETVASTIAM; the protein is encoded by the coding sequence GTGCTCACGGCCAAAGTCAGCAAACGCAGCACCATTGATGTCCGCTGCATTCTATACACCGTTCCTTCTCGGCTAATTGGCCGTCAATTGGAACTGCATCTATACCACGACCGGATTGTCGGCTATCTGGAACGACACCCGGTTGTGGAACTGCCAAGAAACGCGTCAGTGGCAAAGGCAAACGTCGAGACCGTTGCATCAACTATCGCCATGTGA
- a CDS encoding sigma-70 domain-containing protein, with the protein MANWQPIKRTQRQLSQTLGRDPTLAEIAQAMEMDLAQLQQYMQIHKR; encoded by the coding sequence ATGGCAAATTGGCAACCAATCAAGCGGACTCAACGGCAGCTCTCCCAAACACTAGGGCGTGACCCCACGCTGGCTGAAATTGCCCAGGCTATGGAGATGGATTTAGCTCAACTCCAACAGTATATGCAGATCCACAAGCGGTGA
- a CDS encoding sigma-70 family RNA polymerase sigma factor, with the protein MTTHTDSTGAYLKEIGRHPLLSHEEEIQLARQSKAGNLQAKQRMIECNLRLVVSIAKKHQNRGLPFMDLIQEGSIGLSRAVDKYESEQGNRFSTYAYWWIRQAITRSIQNSGRVIRLPVYLWQIGNQSSGLNGSSPKH; encoded by the coding sequence ATGACCACTCATACAGACAGCACGGGTGCTTATCTCAAAGAAATCGGACGCCACCCCCTTCTATCCCACGAAGAAGAAATCCAACTTGCTAGACAATCCAAAGCTGGAAACCTTCAAGCCAAACAACGGATGATCGAGTGCAACCTGCGCCTGGTCGTTTCCATTGCTAAAAAGCATCAGAATCGCGGCTTGCCATTCATGGACTTAATCCAAGAAGGCAGCATCGGGCTGAGTAGAGCTGTTGACAAGTATGAATCAGAGCAGGGGAACCGCTTTAGTACCTATGCCTATTGGTGGATTCGTCAGGCTATCACTCGTTCGATCCAAAACTCAGGTCGAGTCATTCGTCTTCCTGTTTATCTATGGCAAATTGGCAACCAATCAAGCGGACTCAACGGCAGCTCTCCCAAACACTAG
- a CDS encoding pentapeptide repeat-containing protein, with protein MLPHEAAEFLRVTEDELMNGVCRGSLPGVCIDGKWRFSERELSKFCSQYDSVLLGTSWDAGKRNPYSFEDAIENKSGKVIEAYDAGERYFPSLGIKGGRFEGLDLREIDFWQSELRGADFTGATLKGAIFVLANLEHAVFRNADLTQANFERAWVDHADFSGAILNRALFAVSSMRGVKLDGAKINLVEF; from the coding sequence TTGCTGCCCCATGAAGCTGCAGAATTCCTGAGAGTCACTGAAGACGAGTTAATGAACGGAGTCTGTCGAGGTAGCTTGCCAGGTGTTTGTATTGATGGGAAGTGGCGCTTCAGCGAACGCGAATTGAGCAAATTTTGTAGTCAGTATGATAGTGTCCTTCTGGGCACATCATGGGATGCAGGTAAGCGGAACCCGTATTCATTTGAGGATGCAATAGAGAATAAGTCGGGGAAAGTTATCGAAGCATACGATGCAGGGGAAAGATATTTTCCTTCATTGGGTATTAAGGGTGGAAGATTTGAGGGCTTAGATTTAAGAGAGATTGATTTCTGGCAATCTGAATTGAGAGGAGCTGATTTTACTGGGGCAACTCTTAAAGGAGCTATCTTTGTTCTTGCAAACCTTGAACATGCAGTATTTAGAAATGCAGATTTAACCCAGGCCAATTTCGAACGAGCCTGGGTTGATCATGCTGATTTTAGTGGAGCTATTCTAAATCGAGCGTTATTTGCGGTTAGTTCAATGCGGGGAGTCAAGCTGGATGGGGCAAAGATAAATTTAGTTGAGTTCTAA
- a CDS encoding PadR family transcriptional regulator, with the protein MKLQDVYHYFQSPPPVYLGKEVAVCYILAILIDNGESYGTALIQHIKAEHPPYRLSDTVLYSALEFLTDEGMIQSYWQNAPSKGRPKRMFSVRLEKLDEAKRLAQLWHQYLADDKPATAKPS; encoded by the coding sequence ATGAAATTACAGGATGTCTATCATTACTTCCAGAGTCCGCCCCCGGTTTACCTGGGGAAGGAAGTCGCGGTCTGCTATATTCTTGCCATTCTGATTGATAATGGCGAATCCTACGGTACAGCTTTAATTCAACACATCAAAGCTGAACATCCACCTTATCGACTTTCAGATACCGTCCTATACAGTGCCCTGGAATTTCTAACTGACGAAGGCATGATACAGTCCTATTGGCAAAATGCACCCTCTAAAGGCAGACCGAAACGGATGTTTTCAGTCAGACTCGAAAAGCTAGATGAAGCTAAGCGCTTGGCCCAATTATGGCACCAGTATCTAGCAGATGATAAGCCAGCCACCGCCAAACCCAGCTAA
- a CDS encoding GNAT family N-acetyltransferase, whose protein sequence is MDQKVSHTCLSNGKNLVIRPATINDAAALRLAEIAITNAGIGVVQGVDDIPSSDEEYGEQLKKLLEVENAEHNICFAVSEYEGEVIGFAQIERSKPQLTRHIATVSIGVHPLRQGIGIGRALMNYLLDWAKHSDNPKITRVELNVLADNSRARHLYESLGFELEGIRKRFVRNNKGQYFDDCIMALCSMRPQYRQNITAREKRAAPPKRTG, encoded by the coding sequence GTGGATCAGAAAGTAAGCCATACATGCCTATCAAATGGGAAAAACCTGGTGATTCGACCCGCGACAATCAACGATGCAGCAGCGCTACGTCTGGCTGAAATCGCTATTACAAATGCAGGTATTGGCGTGGTGCAAGGAGTAGATGATATCCCAAGCTCGGATGAAGAATATGGTGAACAACTTAAAAAGCTCCTAGAAGTAGAAAATGCTGAACATAACATTTGTTTTGCCGTATCAGAATATGAGGGTGAAGTCATAGGCTTTGCTCAGATAGAGCGTTCCAAACCTCAGCTTACGCGCCATATCGCTACCGTCTCCATCGGTGTACATCCGTTAAGGCAGGGGATTGGTATCGGTCGAGCGCTGATGAATTATCTTCTCGATTGGGCCAAACATTCTGACAATCCAAAAATTACCCGAGTGGAACTCAATGTTCTAGCCGACAACTCTAGGGCCAGACACCTTTATGAGAGTTTAGGGTTTGAATTAGAAGGAATCAGAAAACGCTTCGTACGCAACAACAAAGGTCAATACTTTGATGATTGCATCATGGCTCTTTGCTCGATGAGACCTCAGTATAGACAGAATATCACCGCCAGAGAAAAAAGAGCTGCCCCTCCAAAAAGAACTGGGTAG
- a CDS encoding DUF4259 domain-containing protein: MGASGSGSFDNDDAMDWVADLEGYADDSPIVDALNTVIDQAGDYLEAPDCSNAIAAAEVVAAQLGHPHEDCPEEIEVWVEGHPAPSATRIAQARQAIEVILAESELKELWKDSGGLEEWQGAMEELLSRLPY, translated from the coding sequence ATGGGTGCATCAGGATCAGGCAGTTTCGATAACGACGATGCAATGGACTGGGTGGCAGATCTAGAAGGCTACGCTGACGATAGCCCGATTGTTGATGCTCTCAATACCGTCATCGATCAGGCGGGTGATTACCTGGAAGCCCCGGACTGCTCCAACGCCATCGCCGCTGCGGAGGTCGTTGCTGCACAGCTAGGTCATCCCCATGAAGACTGCCCTGAAGAAATTGAGGTATGGGTGGAGGGTCATCCAGCCCCCTCAGCAACGAGAATTGCCCAAGCTCGACAAGCAATTGAGGTAATTCTAGCCGAGTCAGAACTCAAGGAACTGTGGAAGGACTCAGGTGGATTGGAAGAATGGCAGGGGGCGATGGAAGAATTACTGTCTAGGCTGCCATACTGA
- a CDS encoding HU family DNA-binding protein: MEVRDRKARNGCNPQTGKKLTIPVTKAPVISAGKVLKEQVKD; this comes from the coding sequence ATTGAGGTCAGGGACCGCAAGGCTAGAAATGGGTGCAATCCGCAGACAGGGAAAAAGCTCACAATCCCAGTGACAAAAGCACCTGTAATTAGTGCAGGTAAGGTCTTAAAGGAGCAAGTAAAAGACTGA
- a CDS encoding HU family DNA-binding protein, whose product MEGKTMNKGELVDVIADNAGVTKKQADTILTALTETIMETVSAGEKVILVGFGSFEARDRKARDGRNPRTGKKLKIPATKAPIFSAVKVFKEKVKG is encoded by the coding sequence ATTGAGGGGAAGACGATGAACAAAGGTGAATTAGTCGATGTGATTGCTGATAATGCTGGGGTCACAAAGAAGCAGGCCGACACTATCCTCACAGCACTAACAGAAACCATTATGGAGACCGTTAGCGCTGGCGAAAAGGTTATTCTAGTGGGCTTTGGTAGCTTCGAAGCGAGAGACCGTAAAGCCAGAGACGGGCGCAACCCAAGGACGGGAAAGAAGCTTAAAATCCCGGCGACCAAAGCACCTATTTTCAGTGCGGTCAAGGTCTTCAAGGAGAAGGTTAAAGGCTGA
- a CDS encoding diguanylate cyclase domain-containing protein yields MQLFQAKTSKFLKGLYQLLYKRVIIILVILLGLGLSVAVVGTYYLSINLVDSQAMHYSKVVIKTLNETGRYYSSNVVDRLKLINDVEAIPEYHSISGGIPNPATFTIEIGDRLSNQSEGVIFRLYSDYPFPNRQATGGPQDQFEHAALNYLKKHPEASFHRKERVGNTLSFRYTEAVRMEASCVVCHNTLPSSPKKDWKVGQVRGIVEITQPLDHSMLIAQDGLKTIYIVLATIIFLAISGLVLVIGRFRSTTQELEEKVAKRTAALNRLATTDGLTQLVNRRQFDQCLEQEWQRSQRQQAPFSLILCDVDCFKNYNDTYGHQLGDNCLRHVAQVLQNSVRRSGEIAARYGGEEFAIILPNVNSVEATQIASAIRNAIHQLQIPHSTSIAQTYVTLSMGIATMIPSRNNSPQELIKTSDNALYQAKAQGRDRYISWNEMPS; encoded by the coding sequence ATGCAACTGTTTCAAGCAAAAACATCAAAATTTCTTAAAGGACTATATCAGTTACTCTATAAACGAGTGATTATTATCCTTGTCATTTTGCTTGGCTTGGGACTCAGTGTAGCGGTTGTCGGAACATACTACCTCTCCATTAACTTGGTAGATTCCCAAGCAATGCACTATTCAAAAGTCGTCATCAAGACCTTAAATGAGACTGGACGATACTACAGCAGCAATGTCGTTGATCGATTGAAGCTCATTAACGATGTGGAAGCTATACCTGAATACCATTCCATTAGTGGTGGAATTCCTAATCCTGCTACCTTTACGATTGAAATTGGAGATCGACTTAGTAATCAATCAGAAGGAGTAATATTCCGACTCTATAGCGATTATCCCTTCCCCAATCGGCAAGCAACTGGTGGCCCCCAAGATCAATTTGAGCACGCGGCTCTCAATTATCTTAAAAAGCATCCAGAAGCTTCTTTTCACCGCAAAGAACGAGTGGGGAATACTCTCTCATTTCGCTATACCGAGGCTGTTCGGATGGAAGCAAGTTGTGTCGTCTGCCACAATACTTTACCAAGCAGCCCTAAAAAAGACTGGAAAGTCGGTCAAGTTCGGGGAATTGTTGAAATTACGCAACCACTCGATCACAGCATGTTGATTGCCCAAGATGGACTAAAAACGATTTATATCGTACTAGCTACGATCATTTTTTTAGCTATTTCAGGATTAGTTCTAGTCATCGGGCGGTTTCGTAGTACAACTCAAGAGTTAGAAGAGAAAGTTGCGAAAAGAACTGCTGCCCTAAATCGCTTAGCCACTACTGATGGTTTAACCCAATTAGTCAACCGACGCCAGTTTGATCAATGCTTAGAGCAAGAGTGGCAGAGATCTCAACGCCAACAAGCTCCATTCTCACTCATTCTTTGTGATGTTGATTGTTTCAAAAACTACAACGATACCTATGGTCATCAGCTCGGAGATAATTGCTTGCGCCATGTGGCCCAAGTTTTGCAAAACAGTGTCAGGCGTTCTGGAGAGATTGCGGCTCGCTACGGTGGAGAGGAATTTGCAATCATTTTACCTAACGTAAATAGTGTTGAGGCTACCCAAATAGCTTCTGCCATTAGAAACGCTATTCATCAACTCCAGATCCCTCACAGTACCTCTATAGCTCAAACGTACGTTACTCTTAGCATGGGAATTGCAACTATGATTCCTAGTCGAAACAACTCCCCGCAAGAGCTGATTAAAACTTCTGATAATGCACTCTATCAAGCCAAAGCTCAAGGACGAGATCGCTATATTTCTTGGAATGAGATGCCATCATAA
- a CDS encoding pentapeptide repeat-containing protein: MTDADFRGANLKRTIFRVRSWRGVNLDGAQISLAKF; the protein is encoded by the coding sequence CTGACGGATGCGGATTTCAGGGGTGCAAACCTCAAGCGCACAATATTCAGAGTTAGGAGCTGGAGAGGGGTGAACTTGGATGGGGCGCAGATCAGCCTTGCGAAGTTCTGA
- a CDS encoding RNA polymerase sigma factor RpoD/SigA yields the protein MTTHTDSTGAYLKEIGRYPLLSHEEEIELSRQAKAGNLRAKQRMIECNLRLVVSIAKKHQNRGLPFMDLIQEGSIGLSRAVDKYESEQGNRFSTYAYWWIRQAITRSIQNSGRVIRLPVYLWQIGNQIKRTQRQLSQTLGRDPTLAEIAQAMEMDLAQLQQYMQIPQAVNSLDQRVGQAQDSTLVELIQGENPPQPYLEQLLQTEEVSGYLAMLNERERLIIIQRYGLDDGKPKTLNEIGQQLGVSQERIRQIVNKAIKKLQKNSDQATKAKTA from the coding sequence ATGACCACTCATACAGACAGCACTGGCGCTTATCTCAAAGAAATCGGACGCTATCCCCTTCTATCCCACGAAGAAGAAATTGAACTGTCACGGCAAGCTAAAGCTGGAAACCTTCGGGCCAAACAACGGATGATCGAGTGCAACCTGCGCCTGGTCGTCTCCATTGCGAAAAAGCATCAGAATCGCGGCTTGCCATTCATGGACTTGATCCAAGAAGGCAGCATCGGATTGAGTAGAGCTGTTGACAAGTATGAATCAGAGCAGGGGAACCGCTTTAGTACCTATGCCTATTGGTGGATTCGTCAGGCTATCACTCGTTCGATCCAAAACTCAGGTCGAGTCATTCGTCTTCCTGTTTATCTATGGCAAATTGGCAACCAAATCAAGCGGACTCAACGGCAGCTCTCCCAAACACTAGGGCGTGACCCCACGCTGGCTGAAATTGCCCAGGCTATGGAGATGGATTTAGCTCAACTCCAACAGTATATGCAGATCCCACAAGCGGTGAATTCTTTAGACCAACGAGTGGGGCAAGCGCAAGATTCAACTTTGGTTGAGCTGATTCAGGGGGAGAATCCACCTCAACCCTACCTAGAGCAGTTGCTCCAGACTGAGGAAGTATCAGGCTATCTAGCCATGCTGAATGAACGTGAACGCCTGATCATCATCCAGAGATACGGACTGGATGATGGCAAACCTAAGACATTGAATGAAATTGGTCAACAGCTTGGCGTTAGCCAGGAACGGATTCGTCAAATCGTCAATAAAGCCATTAAGAAATTACAGAAAAACAGTGACCAAGCTACAAAGGCCAAGACTGCCTAG
- a CDS encoding YlqD family protein, with protein sequence MLTQDRPTQPKPELWVQTPSSNQLLLKRLILVKAIVTPLWKDEARQQLQSQSDQLDEQLTQLDTQVQQMVGELSQHTIQIVGADNSTVAEAQTQIQGIQTQANERKGELLEQKNQVLEQLEQIETLNLGEEVEQGQIDSYFYAKQGDHLVRKMQVEVVLRDGVIEEIRGEL encoded by the coding sequence ATGCTTACCCAAGACCGCCCCACTCAGCCCAAACCAGAACTGTGGGTCCAGACTCCATCATCCAATCAACTTCTTCTCAAACGCCTCATCCTGGTCAAGGCCATCGTCACTCCCCTCTGGAAAGACGAGGCCCGTCAGCAGCTCCAGTCCCAATCTGACCAATTAGATGAACAACTAACCCAACTGGATACCCAAGTCCAACAAATGGTCGGGGAACTGAGTCAACACACCATTCAAATTGTCGGAGCTGATAACAGCACGGTTGCCGAGGCTCAGACTCAAATCCAAGGTATCCAGACCCAGGCCAATGAGCGCAAAGGCGAACTGCTGGAACAGAAGAACCAAGTCTTAGAGCAACTGGAGCAGATTGAAACCTTGAACTTGGGTGAAGAAGTTGAGCAAGGTCAAATTGATAGCTATTTCTACGCCAAGCAAGGCGACCATTTGGTTCGCAAGATGCAGGTCGAGGTTGTCCTCCGTGATGGCGTGATTGAAGAGATTCGGGGCGAATTGTAG
- a CDS encoding sigma-70 family RNA polymerase sigma factor: protein MVELIQGENPPQPYLEQLLQTEEVSGYLSMLNERERLIVIQRYGLDDGEPKTLDEIGQQLGVSRERIRQIVNKAIKKLQKNSDQATEIRTA from the coding sequence TTGGTTGAGCTGATTCAGGGGGAGAATCCACCTCAACCCTACCTAGAGCAGTTGCTCCAGACTGAGGAAGTATCAGGCTATCTATCCATGCTGAATGAACGTGAACGCCTGATCGTCATCCAGAGATACGGACTGGATGATGGCGAACCTAAGACACTAGATGAGATTGGTCAACAGCTTGGGGTTAGCCGGGAACGGATTCGTCAAATCGTCAATAAAGCCATTAAGAAATTACAGAAAAACAGTGACCAAGCTACAGAGATCAGGACGGCTTGA
- a CDS encoding YqaE/Pmp3 family membrane protein, whose product MDIIRIICAILLPPLGVFLKVGLGADFWINVLLTIFGFYILGIVHAVWVIARK is encoded by the coding sequence ATGGACATCATTCGGATCATCTGTGCGATTTTACTGCCACCGCTTGGTGTTTTTCTTAAGGTGGGGCTTGGAGCTGATTTCTGGATAAACGTGCTGCTAACCATTTTTGGTTTCTACATCTTGGGGATAGTCCATGCCGTGTGGGTAATTGCCAGAAAATAG